The sequence CCCAGAAGCTTTCAGGATACTACAGGAAATGGCGTTGGTGATATTCAGGGTATCATCAAACGATTAGATTATATAAAAGGTCTGGGCGTGGATATTATTTGGTTATGCCCCGTTTACAAATCTCCAAATGATGACAATGGATATGACATTAGTGATTACCGAAATATCATGGAGGAATTTGGGACCATGTCCGATTTTGATTTATTGCTTGAAGAAATGCATGCCCGTGGTTTAAAATTGGTGATGGATTTAGTGGTGAACCATACCAGTGACGAGCACCAATGGTTCCAAGAGTCAAGAAAATCCAGAGACAATGCATATCGTGATTACTACCACTGGTGGCCTGCAGAAAAAGGAACTCCACCAAAACGCTTTAGTTATTTTGATGTAGATGGCGACGCTTGGAAATATGATGAACCAACGGACAGTTACTACTTACACTACTTTTCCGTAAAACAGCCCGATTTAAAATGGGAAAACCCTAAGGTGCGCCAAGAAATATACGATATGATGCATTTTTGGTTTAAAAAAGGAGTAGATGGCTTCCGTATGGATGTCATTCCCTTTATATCTAAGGATACAAGCTATCCAGAGCTGCCTGAAAAATTTAATGGAAACTTTATTCCTTTTTATTCGGATGGTCCCAAGTTGCATGAGTACCTCCATGAAATGAATAAAGAAGTGCTTAGCAAATACGATATCATGACCGTGGGGGAAACTCCAGGGGTAGCAAGAGACCAGGCTTTACTTTTTGTGGATGAAGAAAGAGAAGAGCTTAATATGTTCTTTCATTTTGAATTGATGTCCCTTGATCGTGACGGAGACGAAGTATTTTGGATGCGAGAGGACAAATGGAAGCTTACAGAGTTTAAAAAAATACATTCGGATTGGGATGAGACCTTTGCCGAAAAAGGCTGGGGAAGTATGTTCTTGAGCAACCACGATAATCCTAGGACAGTAAGCCGATGGGGAAATGATTCTCCTGAGCATTGGCATAATTCTGCCACTATGCTTCATACTTTTTTATTGACCATGAAAGGAACCCCTTATTTTTATTATGGTGATGAAATAGGCATGTCCAATATCCGATTTGATACTATTGATGATTATCAAGATATCAATACCCTAAATAGATACGAGCTGTTAAAACAACAAGGGGTTGATTTGGATACATTTATTGAAAATGAAAAAGAGGCCAGTCGTGATAACGGACGAACTCCCATGCAATGGGATGCTACAGAAAATGCCGGTTTTTCTGCAGCAACACCTTGGTTAAAAGTACACCCAAATCATAAAAAAGGCCTCAACGTTGCGGAACAGGAAAAAGACGAAAACTCTGTTCTCAATTACTTCAAAAGAATGGTACAGGTGCGTAAAGATCATCTGGGATTGGTCTATGGAGATTACCAATTATTGCAGGAAGATAATGAACAGGTTTATGTGTATACCAGAAGCATGAATGATGAAAATTATTTGGTTTTACTGAGTTTTTCTGAGGAAAAGGCCAACTTGGAATTAGGCGATTTAGCAAGTTCAACACTGCAATTGCTCATTTCCAATGATGCTCATGATGCTGCAAAAAGCAATACTGGTTTTGAGCTAAATCCGTATCAGGCGTGTGTCTATAAAATTGACTAGATCTCAGTTTAGTTTGATTTAAACCAATATCTCGAAATTGAGATTTCACTTATCGGTCTCGGCTATGATTTCGTAGCGGCGATTCCCAACGGGAATTGTCGGACTGAAATCCAGCCATATTAAAAGTAATGAATTTTGAGGTTGGGTGAGAGGGAGCTATAAATTATAGCCAATGTTGTGTGCCGTTTTTACTTTTTTTCAAATTTTACTTTTCCGATATCTGCACCTGATTCATTATCTTTTGCAGGTTCCAAGTATATGTAAATTTGGGTGTCCCGATTCCTAAAGATTATATTTTCCAGTAAATCTGGATTATTACTTTCGAGATTATGAATCCTTTCCAAGCAGTATTTATAAAATGTAGTGTCCTTTAGATACAATTCCCTATACTCTTTTTTCGCTTTTTCGAGGTCATTGGACATTTCAAATACATTGCCCTTATGCCATTTAAAGCTGTAATTCAAATGTGAAGCTTTGTTCAACAAGTCGATTGCGGTTTTGAAATCCCCTAATTTTGAATAGCAGCCTGCTTTGTTGGCAAATAATCTTGGAGATGCTGAATAATATTTGGGGTCATCAAAACGTTGAAGAGCTTTATTTATTAAACCATTTTCATATAAAACTTCTCCAGCTAATACATTCAAATGTGATTTATCGGATTTTGAAAGTTTATTATCATGTTCTAATATTGAGTCAATGTACCCAATTCCGTACTCGAGTTTAATCTCCGCCCGTTTATAAAACTCTTCTGTTCGTTTTTGGTCCAAAAGAGCCCTTTGGTTGAACTCTTCTGCCATTTTTCCAAATTCCTCTTTTGATTCCTCCATAAAACTATTCATCAACATTTCTGGAGTTGCATAATTCTTTAGAAAGATATAGGTCAGAGCTATTATAGAGGCTAATGCTATTAAAATCCAGTTTTTACGCTTCATCTTTAGATTTAGAAATGGCACACAACATTAAGCTAAAAATCGTTTTAATGATTCTTTAGCAACTGATAAGTGAAGTTCGGGAATTTTACCCAAAGAAGCTACCATAGATTGACAACCAAATCTTTTGATCTGATAAAATTTATTTAACCCTTATTTTCTTAAACGGCCTAATGATCAATCGTGCCTCACGATCAAACCTGATATAGTTGTACACCCAATTGATAAAGACCACTACCCTATTTCTAAACCCAATTAAAAAATAGAGGTGAACGAACATCCAAACAAACCAGGCAAAAACCCCTTGGAACTTAAATCTTGGTAAATCCACAACGGCTTTATTTCTACCTACCGTGGCCATGCTGCCCTTGTCCTTATACACAAAAGGTTTCAGGGGCTTATTTTCCACTATCCGCACCAAGTTCTCTCCCAAATTTTCTCCTTGCTGCATAGCGGGTTGCGCCATCATAGGATGTCCATGCGGAAAAGCTTCGGTCTCCATTTGGGCTACATCGCCAATGGCAAATATTTCTTTGAATCCCTCAACTTGATGAAATTCGTTTACTTTCAATCTACCTCCACGACAAAGCAACTCCTCAGCATTTAAACCTTCAATGCAGGCCGCTTTTACTCCAGCTGCCCAAACCAAGGTTTCCGATTCAAAAGAAGTATCGGTGTTAGTGGACACATGCTTGCCATCATAGTCCGTAACCCTAATATTCTTCCAAACATTAACACCCAAACTCTCTAAAAAGTGTTCCGCCTTGCTTGAAGCAATTTCACTCATCGCGGGAAGAATTCTATCACTCCCTTGTATTAAATTAATCTGTGCCCTTCTCGTATCCAAATCTGGATAGTCTTTTGGCAAAATTCCTTTTTTAATCTCTGCCAAAGCTCCGGCGAGTTCAACTCCTGTGGGGCCACCTCCAACAATAACAAAATTCATTAAAGCATCCCGTTCATGTAAGTCATCTGTCAACAAGGCCTGCTCAAAGTTTTCTAAAATGAGGCTGCGAAGATTTAAAGACTGTGGAATGGATTTCATGGCCATTCCCTTGGTCTCAATATTTTCATTTCCGAAGAAATTGGTTTCAGAACCTGTGGCGACCACCAGATAATCATATGCTATTTCTCCAATATTTGTTTGGAGCGTCTGCTTATTTGCATCAATCCTTTTGACTTCGGTCAATCTAAAATAAAAATTAGGATATCCTTGAAGCACTTTCCGTATGGGATATGCAATGGAATCCGGTTCCAAACCTCCTGTTGATACCTGATACAATAGTGGTTGAAAAGTGTGGTAGTTATGTTTATCTATCAAAACTACTTGTACTTCTTTTTTACAGAGTTTTTTAGCAAGTGATATGCCTCCAAAGCCACCACCTATGATAATGACCCGAGGAAAACTGGATTGAGGAATGTTCATAGTAGACATGGCCGCAAATTTACGCATTCCCTCATGGTCAAAATCATTTTAAGATAGGTTTTTTAGTATCTTTAAACCTGACTAATCAAATATCCATCCAATGAAAAAATTACTCCTATTCGGTATTGCCTCTATCTTGTTTATCTCTTCATCTTTTTCGCAAGAAGACAGAGACATTGCACTAGAGAGTTTGAACAATAAAGCCCAAGAATATGGAGATATAGCCCACGAAATTTGGGAGCTTGCCGAAATGGGGTATTTGGAACATGAGAGTTCTGCCCTGTTGCAAAAAACACTTTCGGACGAAGGGTTTTCCATAAATAAGGGAGTGGCTGGCATACCAACAGCTTTTATTGCCGAATATGGCTCAGGATCTCCTGTTATTGCCATTTTAGGCGAATATGATGCGTTGCCAGGTTTGTCCCAACAAGCAATTCCTGAAAAAAAATCAGCCGACAAAGCTGCCGGACATGCCTGCGGACATCATCTTTTTGGAACCGCTTCTACTGCTGCTACAATTGCTGTAAAAGATTGGCTAAAGAAAAGTAAAACACAAGGAACCATTCGTTTTTATGGCTGCCCTGCCGAAGAGGGGGGGTCCGGTAAAGTATATATGGTAAGGGAAGGCCTTTTTAATGATGTAGATGCCGCACTACATTGGCACCCAGGATCTCAAAACGCAGCCAGTGCTGGAGCTGCCTTGGCCAATAAATCTGCTAAATTTAGATTTCATGGAGTCTCCGCACATGCTGCAGGTGCTCCAGAAAGAGGTCGTTCTGCGCTTGATGGAGTTGAAGCCATGAACAATATGATAAATATGATGAGAGAACATATTCCGCAGGAAGCACGCATACACTATGTAATTACAGATGGTGGAAAAGCGCCAAATGTGGTTCCTAACTATGCTGAAGTTTATTACTATGCCAGACATAACAAAAGAGATGTTGTGATAGACATTTTTGACCGAATGGTTAAAGCAGCAGAAGGAGCAGCTTTGGGCACGGGTACCACCATGGATTATGAAATGATTGGCGGTACGCATGAGCTATTGCCAAATCTTACCTTACAAAAGATAATGCACGATAATCTATCCAAGGTTGGCGGCATTACCTACACAGGCGAAGAAAAGGCATTCGCGGATAAAATTTCTGTTAGTTTGGGTTACGAGGAACTGGATATGAGCAGAGCCACAGGAGTTCAGCCTTATAAAGAAGAAGCAAGAGCTTACGGATCTACAGATGTTGGAGACGTCAGTTATACCGTTCCCACTGTTGGTATGAGTGCTGCAACTTGGGTTCCTGGCACTCCCGCGCATAGCTGGCAAGCTGTTGCCGCTGGAGGAACTTCTATAGGCACAAAAGGTATGATGGTAGCTGCAAAAACCATTACACTCACTGCAATTGATCTTTTTGAAAAGCCCAGTACCATCGTTAAAGCTAAAGCAGAACTAGAAGAACGTAGAGGAAAAGACTTTAAATATATTCCCTTACTGGGCAATAGACCACCGGCCCTAGACTACCGAAAGTAATATAATTTATTATCGGAATGTAACAAAAGCTGCTTTATAGATACATATAAAGCAAACTTACCAACCAAAGTGAACAAAGAACTGGAACATCGTTTTGTGACGGAACTTGAGAACAATCAAAACATTGTTCACAAGGTATGCACGTTGTACACAAATGATAGAGATTCGCACAATGACCTGTTCCAGGAAATCACAATTCAGTTATGGAAAGCTTATCCTAAATTCAGAGGGGATGCTAAGTTTAGTACATGGATGTACAGAGTGGCATTAAATACAGCCATAACACTTTATAGAAAATCAAAGAAACGAATAAAGACCCAAGATTATGATTCGGTAATTTTTAAAATTAAGACCGACGAATATGATGACACGGAGGAAAAACAGCTAAAGTTAATGTACGGTGCTGTAAAACAGTTGGGGGATATTGATAAAGCCTTGGTCTTTTTGTATCTGGAAGACAAGGACTATGCAGAAATATCGGAAACTCTGGGAATAACCGAAGTTAATGCACGAGTGAAAATGAATAGAGTGAAAAACAAATTAAGAACCATACTAAATCCTTAAGTTATGATGGATGAACTGGAACTCTTAAAGAAAGACTGGCAGAACAAAGAAGAACATCTTCCTAAACTCTCCTATGATCAGATCTATAAAATGATTTGGAAAAAATCATCTTCAATAGTTAAGTGGATTTTTTATATAAGTCTTATTGAGTTTGTCTTTTGGGCAGGAATAAATATCATATTCAGTGACCCAGAATCTATGCAAGAACTAAAAGCCATGCATATCTATAATGTTATGATGGTTTTAAATTTTGTCAATTACGGCGTAATTTTATATTTCATCTATAAGTTCTATACAAACTATAGAAAGATATCTTTTACGGATTCCTCAAAAAAATTGATGGGAACCATACTTGATGTGAAGAAAATAGTCACCCAATATGTATGGTTCAACCTTATCATCTTTGCCATTACGATGATCATAAGTATTTATGGGATTCTTATATACGGCCCGCAAGGCAAAGAAATAATAGCCTCTGCGATGCAAGAGGGAAATGAGGTTACCTTCTGGTTTTTGGTGATTACAGTCTCTGTTATTTTTACAGCAGTCCTGTTAGTATTGATTTGGCTGTTTTATAAGTTGCTCTATGGAATTCTTCTTAAAAGACTCAAAGAAAATTATAACGACTTAAAAAAGCTGGAAGTTTAGTCACCGCGGTAGCTATATCTCCTTTTCTGATGATCTGCTTCATAAGCAGCAAGCTCTTCTTTGGAAAGCACTTTTAA is a genomic window of Flagellimonas sp. CMM7 containing:
- a CDS encoding amidohydrolase, with product MKKLLLFGIASILFISSSFSQEDRDIALESLNNKAQEYGDIAHEIWELAEMGYLEHESSALLQKTLSDEGFSINKGVAGIPTAFIAEYGSGSPVIAILGEYDALPGLSQQAIPEKKSADKAAGHACGHHLFGTASTAATIAVKDWLKKSKTQGTIRFYGCPAEEGGSGKVYMVREGLFNDVDAALHWHPGSQNAASAGAALANKSAKFRFHGVSAHAAGAPERGRSALDGVEAMNNMINMMREHIPQEARIHYVITDGGKAPNVVPNYAEVYYYARHNKRDVVIDIFDRMVKAAEGAALGTGTTMDYEMIGGTHELLPNLTLQKIMHDNLSKVGGITYTGEEKAFADKISVSLGYEELDMSRATGVQPYKEEARAYGSTDVGDVSYTVPTVGMSAATWVPGTPAHSWQAVAAGGTSIGTKGMMVAAKTITLTAIDLFEKPSTIVKAKAELEERRGKDFKYIPLLGNRPPALDYRK
- a CDS encoding alpha-glucosidase; its protein translation is MEQSRTWWKEGVVYQIYPRSFQDTTGNGVGDIQGIIKRLDYIKGLGVDIIWLCPVYKSPNDDNGYDISDYRNIMEEFGTMSDFDLLLEEMHARGLKLVMDLVVNHTSDEHQWFQESRKSRDNAYRDYYHWWPAEKGTPPKRFSYFDVDGDAWKYDEPTDSYYLHYFSVKQPDLKWENPKVRQEIYDMMHFWFKKGVDGFRMDVIPFISKDTSYPELPEKFNGNFIPFYSDGPKLHEYLHEMNKEVLSKYDIMTVGETPGVARDQALLFVDEEREELNMFFHFELMSLDRDGDEVFWMREDKWKLTEFKKIHSDWDETFAEKGWGSMFLSNHDNPRTVSRWGNDSPEHWHNSATMLHTFLLTMKGTPYFYYGDEIGMSNIRFDTIDDYQDINTLNRYELLKQQGVDLDTFIENEKEASRDNGRTPMQWDATENAGFSAATPWLKVHPNHKKGLNVAEQEKDENSVLNYFKRMVQVRKDHLGLVYGDYQLLQEDNEQVYVYTRSMNDENYLVLLSFSEEKANLELGDLASSTLQLLISNDAHDAAKSNTGFELNPYQACVYKID
- a CDS encoding RNA polymerase sigma factor, with protein sequence MNKELEHRFVTELENNQNIVHKVCTLYTNDRDSHNDLFQEITIQLWKAYPKFRGDAKFSTWMYRVALNTAITLYRKSKKRIKTQDYDSVIFKIKTDEYDDTEEKQLKLMYGAVKQLGDIDKALVFLYLEDKDYAEISETLGITEVNARVKMNRVKNKLRTILNP
- a CDS encoding M48 family metallopeptidase, which translates into the protein MKRKNWILIALASIIALTYIFLKNYATPEMLMNSFMEESKEEFGKMAEEFNQRALLDQKRTEEFYKRAEIKLEYGIGYIDSILEHDNKLSKSDKSHLNVLAGEVLYENGLINKALQRFDDPKYYSASPRLFANKAGCYSKLGDFKTAIDLLNKASHLNYSFKWHKGNVFEMSNDLEKAKKEYRELYLKDTTFYKYCLERIHNLESNNPDLLENIIFRNRDTQIYIYLEPAKDNESGADIGKVKFEKK
- a CDS encoding NAD(P)/FAD-dependent oxidoreductase, giving the protein MNIPQSSFPRVIIIGGGFGGISLAKKLCKKEVQVVLIDKHNYHTFQPLLYQVSTGGLEPDSIAYPIRKVLQGYPNFYFRLTEVKRIDANKQTLQTNIGEIAYDYLVVATGSETNFFGNENIETKGMAMKSIPQSLNLRSLILENFEQALLTDDLHERDALMNFVIVGGGPTGVELAGALAEIKKGILPKDYPDLDTRRAQINLIQGSDRILPAMSEIASSKAEHFLESLGVNVWKNIRVTDYDGKHVSTNTDTSFESETLVWAAGVKAACIEGLNAEELLCRGGRLKVNEFHQVEGFKEIFAIGDVAQMETEAFPHGHPMMAQPAMQQGENLGENLVRIVENKPLKPFVYKDKGSMATVGRNKAVVDLPRFKFQGVFAWFVWMFVHLYFLIGFRNRVVVFINWVYNYIRFDREARLIIRPFKKIRVK